The following proteins come from a genomic window of Paramisgurnus dabryanus chromosome 19, PD_genome_1.1, whole genome shotgun sequence:
- the vamp1a gene encoding vesicle associated membrane protein 1a → MSAPDASATPGAPGAPEGEGGPAGPPNLTSNRRLQQTQAQVDEVVDIMRVNVDKVLERDQKLSELDDRADALQAGASQFESSAAKLKNKYWWKNMKMMIIMGIIGVIMIGVVFMYFYY, encoded by the exons AT GTCTGCACCTGATGCCAGTGCGACCCCCGGAGCCCCTGGGGCTCCAGAGGGTGAGGGAGGCCCTGCCGGACCTCCCAACCTCACCAGCAATCGCCGTCTTCAACAGACACAGGCCCAAGTAGATGAG GTGGTGGACATCATGCGTGTGAATGTGGACAAGGTTCTAGAAAGAGATCAGAAGCTGTCAGAACTGGACGACCGGGCAGATGCGCTGCAGGCCGGAGCATCGCAGTTTGAGAGCAGCGCTGCTAAACTGAAAAACAAATATTGGTGGAAGAACATGAAG ATGATGATCATAATGGGCATTATTGGGGTCATCATGATTGGTGTCGTTTTCA TGTACTTCTACTACTAA
- the LOC135777101 gene encoding uncharacterized protein: MEIEIQDGSENTVPDDSIHPPKRGRGRPRGSLNKKFTTEKAPTDNARTSKKVDFFAPEMIIKSKVKKRGRPKKTKIRGRPRKIPLTPEEESEKLHRQSIKRKRKLWKPLGRPRIHPIVGSDARKTKRGRGRPRKYEATAESPMRTDTDSGENEASSSVEVSLDEANGIPRKRGRPSGTFKKKRGRPSGSAKVTNDGTPRKRGRPPGSGSKVKKVKAVDGSPRKRGRPPGSSNKVKIIRRAADGSPRKRGRPRGSGKKVIVTKKNKGDAPRKRGRPRGSGKIKLCVPDDVDLDLSYAGTSTQHRKRGRPRLTVMLEKLPSTFEDEDKTEADDPSPKRFRNSDSPVQVQNETTEEDPTTDEKNAEVTDEADNSIDCQKVNNVCDKEVGEGVGSGKFKKKK; encoded by the coding sequence ATGGAAATTGAGATCCAAGATGGTTCCGAGAACACAGTGCCCGACGACAGCATCCATCCACCCAAACGAGGACGAGGCAGACCGCGGGGATCGCTCAACAAGAAATTCACTACAGAGAAAGCGCCGACAGACAATGCCAGGACATCCAAAAAAGTGGACTTCTTTGCTCCTGAGATGATCATAAAGTCCAAGGTGAAGAAACGTGGTCGACCAAAGAAGACAAAAATCCGCGGCAGGCCGAGAAAGATTCCGCTTACGCCAGAGGAGGAATCGGAGAAACTTCATAGGCAGAGTATAAAACGCAAACGAAAATTGTGGAAGCCCCTTGGAAGGCCGCGTATTCATCCCATTGTAGGATCGGATGCCCGGAAGACCAAGAGGGGAAGAGGAAGGCCTCGGAAATACGAAGCCACGGCAGAGTCGCCAATGCGAACCGATACAGACAGCGGAGAAAATGAAGCCTCGTCTAGTGTTGAAGTTAGCCTTGACGAAGCTAATGGCATTCCCCGAAAAAGAGGAAGGCCGTCGGGTACCTTTAAAAAGAAGAGGGGTCGGCCTTCCGGTTCTGCCAAAGTTACCAATGATGGGACTCCTCGGAAAAGAGGACGACCTCCAGGCTCCGGTTCCAAGGTAAAGAAAGTCAAGGCTGTGGATGGATCTCCTCGAAAGAGAGGTCGACCTCCGGGGTCTTCTAACAAAGTGAAGATCATAAGACGAGCAGCTGATGGTTCCCCTCGAAAAAGAGGACGACCTCGAGGCTCCGGTAAAAAGGTCATCGTCACTAAAAAGAATAAAGGAGATGCTCCACGAAAGAGAGGACGACCCCGTGGTTCTGGCAAAATTAAACTCTGCGTACCAGATGATGTAGATTTGGATCTTAGCTATGCTGGTACCAGCACTCAACATCGTAAGAGAGGCCGTCCGAGACTGACGGTAATGCTCGAGAAACTTCCCTCAACATTCGAAGACGAAGACAAGACCGAAGCCGACGATCCCTCTCCCAAACGGTTCCGTAACTCTGATTCTCCGGTACAGGTTCAAAATGAAACCACGGAAGAAGATCCCACAACAGATGAGAAGAATGCAGAGGTCACAGATGAAGCAGACAACAGTATCGATTGTCAGAAAGTGAACAACGTATGTGACAAGGAGGTTGGAGAGGGAGTGGGGTCAGGTAAattcaaaaaaaagaaataa